Proteins from a single region of Starkeya sp. ORNL1:
- a CDS encoding DinB family protein: MTTDTTASSSNASDAATLRLYWQPGCSSCVKLKEFLTASGVDFISVNILEKKGSMDELLRRGIRSVPVLLQGDRMTYGQSLNDVAAFVGKKRGTERLPPRVLFEKWLQFLTSARELITSVPEDKLEYRPIPERPRTTRELAYHIFQIPESVLESVENGLKDTRDISNAKYDHIQTGEQLRAYADGILKRMKDWQASVDEAWFASTVETYYGEQPAMQVLERGTWHSGQHTRQLDLVVSNLTGGSSVVPPDTYTGLPMPVGIWE, translated from the coding sequence ATGACGACCGACACCACGGCATCTTCTTCCAACGCTTCGGACGCGGCGACCCTGCGGCTTTACTGGCAGCCGGGATGTTCGAGCTGCGTCAAGCTGAAGGAGTTTCTGACCGCGAGCGGCGTCGACTTCATCTCGGTCAATATCCTGGAGAAGAAGGGGTCTATGGACGAGCTGCTGCGCCGCGGCATCCGCTCCGTCCCCGTGTTGCTGCAGGGCGACCGCATGACTTACGGCCAGTCGCTCAACGACGTCGCCGCCTTCGTCGGCAAGAAGCGCGGCACCGAGCGTCTTCCCCCGCGCGTGCTGTTCGAGAAGTGGCTGCAGTTCCTGACCAGCGCGCGCGAGCTCATCACCAGCGTTCCGGAAGACAAGCTCGAATACCGCCCGATCCCGGAGCGTCCCCGCACCACCCGGGAACTCGCCTACCACATCTTCCAGATACCGGAGAGCGTGCTGGAATCGGTCGAGAATGGCCTGAAGGACACGCGCGACATCAGCAACGCGAAGTACGACCATATCCAGACCGGCGAACAGCTCCGCGCTTATGCCGACGGCATCCTGAAGCGGATGAAGGACTGGCAAGCCAGCGTGGATGAGGCGTGGTTCGCCTCGACGGTCGAGACCTATTATGGCGAGCAGCCGGCGATGCAGGTGCTGGAACGCGGAACCTGGCATTCCGGCCAGCATACCCGCCAGCTCGATCTCGTGGTTTCGAACCTGACAGGCGGCTCCTCGGTGGTCCCGCCCGATACCTATACGGGCCTGCCCATGCCCGTAGGGATCTGGGAATAG
- a CDS encoding GntR family transcriptional regulator, whose product MGVEERKRPLRHEGTSGLAVLISDYIQARGLAAGTHLSAQELAEEFNASRTPVSRALRLLHSQGAVIHHENRGYFVADVPATARKLTQGEPAFDEISATYMAIAKDRLAARIPASVTETYLKSRYNLSKSQLNVLLSRIASEGWIERRTGYGWQFKEIMVTPEALAQTLRLRQAVEPASLLEPGYRLDRVVAAQCREVELEMLKGGIETMSAEALFARGVRFHECLVSGGQNPFFLETIRRVNRIRRLLTETATRDRRRFRQHCLEHLELLDLLEQERNEEASIVLRHHLENVEKSYDQIRDILVVPT is encoded by the coding sequence ATGGGCGTTGAGGAACGCAAACGGCCTTTGCGCCATGAGGGGACCAGCGGGCTTGCCGTGCTGATCTCGGACTATATTCAGGCGCGGGGCCTGGCGGCGGGCACGCATCTGTCCGCGCAGGAACTCGCGGAAGAGTTCAACGCCTCGCGCACGCCGGTCAGCCGCGCCTTGCGGCTGCTCCACTCGCAGGGTGCCGTGATCCATCACGAGAACCGCGGCTATTTCGTTGCCGACGTCCCCGCGACGGCGCGCAAGCTCACTCAGGGCGAGCCCGCATTCGACGAGATCAGCGCGACCTACATGGCGATCGCCAAGGACCGCCTCGCCGCCCGCATACCGGCCTCGGTGACCGAGACTTACCTGAAATCGCGCTACAATCTGAGCAAGTCGCAGCTCAATGTCCTGCTGAGCCGCATCGCCAGCGAAGGCTGGATCGAACGGCGCACCGGCTATGGCTGGCAGTTCAAGGAGATCATGGTCACTCCGGAGGCGCTGGCGCAGACGCTGCGCCTGCGCCAGGCCGTGGAGCCGGCCAGCCTGCTGGAGCCTGGCTATCGGCTTGACCGCGTGGTGGCGGCACAGTGCCGCGAAGTCGAGCTGGAGATGCTCAAGGGCGGCATCGAGACGATGTCCGCGGAAGCGCTGTTCGCGCGCGGCGTGCGATTCCACGAGTGCCTGGTCAGCGGTGGCCAGAACCCGTTCTTCCTCGAGACCATCCGCCGGGTGAACCGCATCCGTCGTCTGCTCACGGAGACCGCGACCCGGGATCGGCGCCGCTTCCGCCAGCATTGCCTGGAGCACCTCGAACTGCTCGACCTTCTGGAGCAGGAGCGCAACGAGGAGGCTTCCATCGTGCTCCGGCATCATCTGGAGAATGTCGAGAAGAGCTACGACCAGATCCGCGATATACTTGTCGTGCCCACCTGA
- a CDS encoding iron ABC transporter permease yields the protein MVRTSSWWRYAVVISMSAVIIAPLAIVLKQSFLDAPFFMRDAQPSLEAYGFVLTDPEFWWSAANTIMIAAMMTIVSVAIGTTCAFLVNRTDLPGRSLFEPLILAPIFISPLILSLGYIVTIGPVGIVSIAVRDLFGLSAAPWSIYTVGGIAVIAGFSHAPHVYLYCSAALRNLGSDVEDAARASGAGPWHVAVKVSLPLIWPAVVSSSVLVFFLGFEMFALPLILGDPHGLLVLTTYLFKLTSRMGVPSFQLMAVVVVALAVVTFPLVFLQRYMLRNVERYVLVRGKAAKQRPLPLGPWKWPALAGVVFWLSVAIVLPLVGITIRSFVLSWGEGVNIFSMLTLDHYREAFQNDSIRSGIFNTLLIATVGGAASVCVYAALSLATHRWNSVWARYADYIVLLPRAMPGLVAGLAFLWLFLFFKPITPLRNTLFSVWLAYTIVWVAFGQRLINSALVQIGRELEEAGSVSGASNWRVSREIRIPLIRHGLIAAWVLIFLTFVREYSTGIYLMGQGTEVIGAQMVSLWATGATDLVTAISVLNIVFIATGLGLALKFGVKIRE from the coding sequence ATGGTTCGTACTTCCTCCTGGTGGCGCTACGCCGTCGTCATCTCCATGTCGGCGGTGATCATCGCACCGCTGGCGATCGTACTGAAGCAGAGCTTTCTCGACGCTCCGTTCTTCATGCGCGATGCGCAGCCGAGCCTGGAGGCTTACGGCTTCGTGCTGACCGACCCGGAATTCTGGTGGTCGGCCGCCAACACGATCATGATCGCGGCGATGATGACCATCGTCTCGGTCGCGATCGGCACCACCTGCGCGTTTCTCGTCAACCGCACCGACCTGCCGGGACGGAGCCTGTTCGAGCCGCTGATCCTGGCGCCGATCTTCATCTCGCCGCTGATCCTGTCGCTCGGCTACATCGTGACCATCGGGCCGGTCGGCATCGTCTCGATCGCGGTGCGCGACCTGTTCGGCCTCAGCGCGGCGCCGTGGAGCATCTATACGGTCGGCGGCATCGCCGTCATCGCCGGCTTCAGCCACGCGCCGCACGTCTATCTTTACTGCTCGGCCGCGCTGCGCAACCTCGGCTCGGATGTCGAGGATGCAGCACGCGCGTCCGGTGCCGGCCCCTGGCATGTGGCGGTGAAAGTCAGCCTGCCGCTGATCTGGCCGGCGGTGGTCTCGTCCAGTGTGCTGGTGTTCTTCCTCGGCTTCGAGATGTTCGCGTTGCCGCTCATCCTCGGCGATCCCCACGGGCTGCTGGTGCTGACCACCTATCTGTTCAAATTGACCAGCCGCATGGGCGTGCCCTCGTTCCAGCTGATGGCGGTGGTCGTCGTCGCGCTGGCCGTGGTGACATTCCCGCTGGTGTTCCTGCAGCGCTACATGCTGCGCAATGTCGAGCGCTATGTGCTGGTGCGCGGCAAGGCGGCGAAGCAACGTCCATTACCGCTCGGCCCCTGGAAATGGCCGGCGCTGGCCGGCGTGGTGTTCTGGCTGAGCGTCGCGATCGTGCTGCCGCTGGTGGGCATCACCATCCGGTCCTTCGTGCTGAGCTGGGGCGAAGGCGTCAACATCTTCTCGATGCTCACGCTGGATCACTATCGGGAGGCGTTCCAGAACGACTCGATCCGCAGCGGCATCTTCAACACCCTGCTGATCGCCACCGTCGGCGGCGCGGCCTCGGTCTGCGTCTATGCGGCGCTCTCGCTGGCGACCCATCGCTGGAACTCGGTCTGGGCGCGCTATGCCGACTATATCGTGCTGCTGCCGCGTGCCATGCCCGGGCTGGTGGCGGGCCTGGCCTTTCTCTGGCTGTTCCTGTTCTTCAAGCCGATCACGCCGCTGCGCAACACGCTGTTCAGCGTCTGGCTCGCCTACACCATCGTCTGGGTCGCGTTCGGCCAGCGCCTCATCAACAGCGCGCTGGTGCAGATCGGCCGCGAACTCGAGGAGGCCGGATCGGTCTCGGGCGCGTCGAACTGGCGGGTCAGCCGGGAGATCCGAATCCCGCTGATCCGGCACGGACTGATCGCGGCGTGGGTGCTGATCTTCCTCACCTTCGTGCGCGAATACTCGACCGGCATCTATCTGATGGGCCAAGGCACCGAAGTCATCGGCGCCCAGATGGTCTCGCTGTGGGCGACCGGCGCAACCGACCTCGTCACCGCGATATCGGTGCTCAACATAGTGTTCATCGCGACCGGCCTCGGCCTGGCTCTGAAGTTCGGAGTGAAGATCCGTGAGTAA
- a CDS encoding 2-hydroxyacid dehydrogenase — protein sequence MPETLLLAAGFAEDFKRELARTYRLLDQPWHQLSTEERAQVRAFVTFGHSKADLSLMEALPNLGLICCYGSGYDGVDVGAAAARGIVVAYSPGANAASVADFAMGLIIAGVRQILVADRFVREGRWKAGKLAPVRGLSERKLGIYGLGNIGAGIAARAAPFEMEIGYHGRQRREGVAHAYHADLVSLAAWADVLVVSVRADDGNRHSVDAGVLAALGPEGYLVNVARGSVVDQAALIAALKQGTIAGAGLDVFEGEPDVPEELIAMQQVILAPHIGAGSLSAHRARQTLVLANLEAFFTGKTLRDVA from the coding sequence ATGCCTGAGACGCTGCTGCTGGCCGCAGGATTTGCCGAGGATTTCAAGCGCGAGCTCGCCAGGACTTACCGGCTGCTCGACCAGCCCTGGCACCAGCTCTCCACTGAGGAACGCGCGCAGGTGCGCGCCTTTGTAACGTTCGGCCATTCGAAGGCCGATCTCAGCCTCATGGAAGCGCTGCCGAACCTCGGGCTGATCTGCTGCTATGGCAGCGGCTATGATGGGGTGGATGTCGGCGCCGCCGCCGCTCGGGGCATCGTCGTCGCCTACAGTCCCGGCGCCAATGCAGCGAGCGTCGCGGACTTCGCCATGGGCCTCATCATTGCCGGTGTGCGCCAGATACTTGTCGCCGACCGGTTCGTGCGCGAAGGGCGCTGGAAAGCCGGGAAGTTGGCGCCGGTCCGTGGCTTGAGCGAGCGCAAGCTCGGCATTTACGGCCTCGGCAATATCGGCGCCGGGATTGCCGCGCGCGCCGCGCCCTTCGAGATGGAGATCGGCTATCACGGCCGCCAGCGGCGCGAGGGCGTCGCTCACGCCTATCACGCCGACCTCGTATCGCTGGCCGCCTGGGCCGACGTGCTGGTGGTCAGTGTCCGTGCCGATGACGGCAATCGCCACAGCGTCGATGCCGGCGTCCTCGCGGCGCTCGGCCCGGAAGGCTATCTGGTCAATGTGGCACGCGGCTCCGTGGTCGACCAGGCGGCACTGATCGCGGCGCTGAAGCAGGGCACCATCGCCGGCGCCGGCCTGGACGTTTTCGAGGGTGAACCCGACGTCCCGGAAGAGCTGATCGCGATGCAACAGGTCATCCTGGCTCCGCATATCGGTGCCGGCTCGCTCTCCGCGCATCGGGCGCGGCAGACACTGGTGCTGGCCAATCTCGAGGCGTTCTTCACCGGCAAGACTTTACGCGACGTCGCCTGA
- a CDS encoding isocitrate/isopropylmalate dehydrogenase family protein, with amino-acid sequence MKLLVLEGDGIGPEIVEATMRVMRRADSVFGLDLSVQSLPIGFTALKASGTTFPSETLAAAKSVDGTILGPIQHNDYPPVAEGGLNPSGALRMGLDLYANIRPARTRPGFAAPCGKPLDLVIVRENTEGFYSDRSMFVGPGEFMPTPDLALSIRKITREGSTRIVESAFALARAQQRRKITCVHKANVLRVSDGLFLECARAVAARNPDIEYEEKIVDAMAALLVRDASRFDVIVTTNMFGDILSDQASELSGSLGLAASLNAGKDHAVAQAQHGSAPDIAGRDIANPSSLIGSAAMLLAWIGARRQENAPVKAAAAIEAALDEVVATPAGRTRDLGGNLGTRAFTDAVIDRIGH; translated from the coding sequence GTGAAACTTCTGGTGCTCGAAGGCGACGGCATCGGTCCGGAAATCGTCGAAGCCACGATGCGGGTCATGCGGCGTGCGGATTCGGTGTTCGGTCTTGATCTGTCGGTCCAGTCGCTGCCGATCGGTTTCACCGCGCTGAAAGCGAGCGGCACCACCTTTCCGTCTGAGACCCTGGCGGCGGCGAAATCGGTCGACGGCACCATCCTCGGGCCGATCCAGCACAATGATTATCCGCCCGTCGCGGAGGGCGGGCTCAACCCGTCCGGCGCGCTGCGCATGGGGCTCGACCTCTATGCCAATATCCGACCGGCCCGCACGCGTCCGGGGTTCGCGGCGCCCTGCGGCAAGCCGCTCGATCTGGTGATCGTCCGCGAGAACACCGAGGGCTTCTATTCCGACCGTTCGATGTTCGTCGGGCCGGGCGAATTCATGCCGACGCCGGACCTCGCTTTGTCGATCCGCAAGATCACGCGCGAGGGCTCGACGCGGATCGTGGAATCGGCCTTCGCGCTGGCCCGCGCCCAGCAACGGCGCAAGATCACCTGCGTGCACAAGGCCAATGTGCTGCGGGTATCCGACGGGTTGTTCCTGGAGTGCGCACGCGCCGTCGCCGCGCGAAATCCCGACATCGAATATGAGGAGAAGATCGTCGACGCCATGGCGGCGCTGCTGGTGCGCGATGCCAGCCGCTTCGACGTCATCGTTACCACCAACATGTTCGGCGACATCCTGTCGGACCAGGCGTCCGAGCTTTCCGGCAGCCTCGGGCTCGCCGCCTCGCTCAATGCCGGCAAAGACCATGCGGTGGCGCAGGCGCAGCACGGCTCGGCGCCGGATATTGCCGGCCGCGATATCGCCAATCCTTCCTCGCTGATCGGCTCGGCCGCGATGCTGCTGGCCTGGATCGGCGCGCGCCGGCAGGAGAATGCGCCGGTCAAGGCCGCCGCCGCCATAGAGGCCGCGCTCGACGAGGTCGTCGCCACGCCCGCCGGGCGCACGCGTGATCTCGGTGGGAACCTGGGCACGCGGGCGTTCACCGACGCTGTCATAGACAGGATTGGGCATTGA
- a CDS encoding ABC transporter ATP-binding protein, whose product MSNLVVQDLHLKYGVVEVLKGISFELTSGKVLALLGASGCGKTTLLRTIAGLELPSNGRIVVGNQVLFDSATNTELAPEKRNLGLVFQSYALWPHKSVYSNVAFPLELKRTPAEETRRRVSFVLESLGLGGLAERYPHQLSGGQQQRVAIARAVVHQPPVILLDEPLSNLDAKLREEARIWMRRLIDDLGITAVLVTHDQVEAMALADHIILLSSGHVEQRGTPQELYGTPETLAAAEFMGANNRLRAVVTKCEGAAAQVTIGSSPMRAMVRSKVKPGDTCDALIRVERVEVGPAACANSIPMQLATCVYLGERWECLFEADGIKVRCYSGDAVPPGQHHIRLKEESLWLF is encoded by the coding sequence GTGAGTAATCTCGTCGTCCAGGATCTGCATCTCAAATACGGCGTCGTCGAAGTCCTGAAGGGCATCTCGTTCGAGCTGACCTCCGGCAAGGTGCTGGCGCTGCTCGGCGCATCAGGCTGCGGAAAGACCACGCTGCTGCGTACCATTGCCGGGCTCGAACTGCCCTCCAATGGCCGCATCGTGGTCGGCAACCAGGTGCTGTTCGATTCCGCCACCAACACCGAGCTGGCGCCGGAGAAGCGCAATCTCGGCCTGGTCTTCCAGTCCTATGCCCTGTGGCCGCACAAGAGCGTCTACAGCAATGTCGCCTTCCCGCTCGAACTGAAGCGGACACCCGCCGAGGAGACGCGTCGCCGGGTGAGCTTCGTGCTGGAGAGCCTCGGGCTCGGTGGCCTCGCCGAGCGCTATCCGCATCAGCTTTCCGGCGGCCAGCAGCAGCGCGTCGCCATCGCCCGGGCCGTGGTGCACCAGCCGCCGGTGATCCTGCTGGACGAGCCGCTGTCGAACCTCGACGCCAAGCTGCGCGAGGAGGCCCGCATCTGGATGCGCCGCCTGATCGACGATCTCGGCATCACCGCGGTGCTGGTCACGCACGACCAGGTCGAGGCCATGGCTCTCGCCGACCACATCATCCTGCTGTCGAGCGGCCACGTGGAGCAGCGCGGCACGCCGCAGGAACTCTATGGCACGCCGGAGACGCTGGCCGCCGCGGAGTTCATGGGTGCCAACAACCGGCTTCGCGCCGTGGTGACGAAGTGCGAGGGCGCGGCAGCCCAGGTGACGATCGGCTCGTCGCCGATGCGCGCCATGGTCCGGAGCAAGGTGAAGCCGGGCGATACCTGCGACGCGCTGATCCGCGTCGAGCGCGTCGAGGTCGGCCCCGCGGCATGCGCCAACAGCATCCCGATGCAGCTCGCCACCTGCGTCTATCTCGGCGAGCGCTGGGAGTGCCTGTTCGAGGCGGACGGCATCAAGGTGCGCTGCTATTCCGGCGACGCGGTGCCACCCGGCCAGCATCACATCCGGCTGAAGGAGGAGAGTCTCTGGCTCTTCTAG
- a CDS encoding PrpF domain-containing protein, with the protein MAQHRLRAAFMRGGTSKAIMFRAEDLPARREDWAPIFLAAMGSPDPSGRQLNGMGGGVSSLSKICIIGPSSRPDADVDYTFAQISIKEATVDYSGNCGNMSSAIGPFAVDEGLVPLPAGEDAVVRIHNTNTSKIIVSRFKVRDGQAVTEGDLRIDGVAGTAAPIRLEFTDPGGTKTRSLLPTGHSIDRLEIPGVGMIEASLVDAANPCVFVAAQAVGKTGSELPDALDADPDFLALMEKIRCAASVAMGMAPDLAAAAAIPSIPKIAMVTAPGSVPTLSGQVLEPADMDIVIRMISVGQPHRAVPVTGATCLAVAARVPGSIPNQVARSTGADALRIAHPSGIVLVDAEVETTSDGALRAVHGAIYRTARRLFDGYVYYPSKAA; encoded by the coding sequence ATGGCACAGCACCGTCTGAGGGCCGCGTTCATGCGCGGCGGCACCTCCAAGGCAATCATGTTCCGGGCCGAAGACCTGCCGGCGCGCCGCGAAGACTGGGCGCCGATCTTCCTCGCCGCCATGGGCTCGCCCGACCCGAGCGGGCGCCAGCTCAACGGCATGGGCGGCGGCGTCTCCTCGCTGTCGAAGATCTGCATCATCGGCCCGTCCAGCCGGCCGGACGCCGATGTCGACTACACGTTCGCGCAGATTTCCATCAAGGAAGCGACGGTCGACTACAGCGGCAATTGCGGGAACATGAGCTCGGCGATCGGGCCGTTCGCGGTCGACGAGGGGCTGGTACCGCTGCCGGCCGGAGAGGACGCGGTGGTCCGCATCCACAATACCAACACCTCCAAGATCATCGTTTCCCGCTTCAAGGTTCGCGACGGCCAGGCGGTGACGGAAGGTGATCTGCGGATCGACGGCGTCGCCGGAACAGCCGCGCCGATACGCCTTGAATTCACCGATCCCGGCGGCACCAAGACCAGGAGCCTGCTGCCCACCGGCCATAGCATCGACCGGCTGGAGATCCCGGGCGTCGGCATGATCGAGGCCTCGCTGGTCGACGCCGCCAACCCGTGTGTGTTCGTCGCGGCGCAAGCCGTCGGCAAGACCGGCAGCGAACTCCCCGACGCACTCGATGCCGACCCGGACTTCCTGGCGCTGATGGAGAAGATCCGCTGCGCCGCCTCGGTCGCCATGGGCATGGCGCCGGATCTCGCGGCGGCGGCGGCGATCCCGAGCATTCCAAAGATCGCGATGGTGACGGCGCCAGGCAGCGTGCCCACGCTCTCCGGCCAGGTGCTGGAGCCTGCCGACATGGACATTGTGATCCGGATGATCTCCGTCGGGCAGCCGCACCGGGCGGTTCCCGTCACCGGCGCGACCTGCCTTGCGGTCGCGGCGCGCGTTCCCGGCTCGATTCCGAACCAGGTCGCCCGCTCGACCGGCGCGGACGCGCTGCGCATCGCGCATCCGTCCGGGATTGTGCTGGTCGACGCTGAGGTTGAGACCACCAGCGACGGCGCGCTGCGGGCTGTCCACGGCGCGATTTACCGCACGGCGCGCCGGCTATTCGACGGCTACGTTTATTATCCCTCGAAAGCCGCCTGA
- the trxB gene encoding thioredoxin-disulfide reductase produces the protein MEQHARVAIIGSGPAGYTAAIYAARAMLNPILIEGSQGGGQLSTTTDVENFPGFADVIQGPWLMEQMKAQALHVGARLVNDEITAVEIGERPFRLHGVQGAYSADAVIICTGAQAKWLGLPDETEYRGFGVSSCATCDGFFYRDQTVLMVGGGNTAVEEALYMTNIAAKVILAHRRDSLRADKVLQARLFANPKVEILWNTALVGIEGDPVAKSVRAARLADVGTGETRRLAVDGIFVTIGHTPATNLFAGKLDLSPTGYIRTQAGTTRTSVPGVFAAGDVMDERYRQAVTAAGTGCMAALDAEQWLMESAA, from the coding sequence ATGGAGCAGCACGCGCGCGTCGCGATCATCGGCTCGGGACCAGCGGGCTATACGGCCGCGATCTATGCGGCCCGGGCCATGTTGAATCCGATCCTCATCGAAGGCTCGCAGGGCGGTGGCCAGCTATCGACGACGACGGACGTCGAGAACTTCCCAGGCTTCGCCGACGTCATCCAGGGCCCCTGGCTGATGGAGCAGATGAAGGCGCAGGCGCTCCACGTCGGTGCCCGCCTGGTCAATGACGAGATCACCGCGGTCGAGATCGGCGAGCGGCCGTTTCGGCTGCACGGCGTGCAGGGCGCCTATTCGGCCGATGCCGTCATCATCTGCACCGGGGCGCAGGCGAAATGGCTCGGCTTGCCGGACGAGACCGAATATCGCGGTTTCGGCGTCTCCTCCTGCGCCACCTGCGACGGCTTCTTCTATCGCGACCAGACGGTGCTGATGGTGGGCGGCGGCAATACCGCCGTCGAGGAAGCGCTGTACATGACCAACATCGCGGCCAAGGTGATACTTGCGCATCGCCGCGACAGCCTTCGCGCCGACAAGGTGCTGCAGGCCCGCCTGTTCGCCAATCCGAAGGTCGAAATTCTCTGGAACACCGCCCTCGTCGGCATCGAGGGCGATCCGGTTGCCAAGTCGGTGCGCGCCGCACGGCTGGCGGACGTCGGCACCGGCGAGACGCGGCGGCTTGCCGTCGACGGCATCTTCGTCACGATCGGGCATACGCCGGCGACGAACCTGTTCGCCGGCAAGCTCGACCTGTCGCCAACCGGCTACATCCGGACCCAGGCCGGCACGACGCGCACCAGCGTTCCCGGCGTCTTCGCTGCCGGCGACGTGATGGACGAACGCTACCGCCAGGCCGTCACGGCTGCCGGCACCGGATGCATGGCGGCGCTCGACGCCGAACAGTGGCTGATGGAAAGCGCGGCGTAA
- a CDS encoding alpha/beta family hydrolase, whose translation MATTFLTIGPEAATTVLLAHGAGAPMDSAAMSASAQALAEAGLRVVRFEFDYMAARRTSDTRRPPPRAETLVPEYLAAIDALGSRAPLIIGGKSMGGRVASMIADELYASGRIAGLLCLGYPFHPIGKPGQLRTAHLQGMKTPTLIVQGTRDLFGTREEVATYVLSKSIEILWIEDGDHDLRSRKSVTGLSPAENLRIVGAQVASWCARIAR comes from the coding sequence ATGGCCACGACATTTCTCACCATCGGACCCGAGGCGGCGACGACGGTCCTGCTGGCGCACGGCGCTGGCGCGCCGATGGATTCGGCGGCGATGTCCGCCAGCGCGCAGGCCCTGGCGGAGGCGGGCCTGCGCGTTGTCCGCTTCGAGTTCGACTATATGGCCGCTCGCCGGACCTCGGACACACGAAGGCCTCCGCCGCGCGCGGAGACGCTCGTGCCGGAGTATCTCGCGGCGATCGACGCCCTGGGTTCGCGAGCGCCGCTCATCATCGGTGGCAAGTCGATGGGCGGGCGCGTCGCCAGCATGATCGCCGATGAGCTTTACGCCTCCGGCCGCATCGCCGGCCTGTTGTGCCTCGGCTATCCGTTCCATCCCATCGGCAAACCAGGTCAATTGCGCACCGCGCATCTCCAGGGGATGAAGACGCCAACGCTCATCGTGCAGGGCACCCGGGACCTGTTCGGAACGCGGGAGGAGGTCGCGACCTACGTCCTCTCGAAGAGCATCGAGATCCTCTGGATCGAGGATGGCGATCATGATCTCAGGTCGCGAAAGAGCGTGACCGGCCTGTCGCCGGCCGAGAACCTGCGCATCGTCGGCGCACAGGTCGCGTCCTGGTGCGCGCGGATCGCGCGCTAG
- a CDS encoding ABC transporter substrate-binding protein produces MALLSALGGSPAGAAEVPAGYPANYADTIKAAEAEGTLVIYAATDESAVAPLLKDFMAAYPKIQVKYNDMGSSEVYNRFLSEAAAGTQSADFLMSPAMDLQIKLAIDGYAMTYRSPEADKLPAWSIFRDQAYGITYEPIVFIYNKRLLKEEQVPKSHAAIASMDQATIDLLKGKVITQDPERIGSALLFVTRDLKYDKDFWALAQSLGKTDVKLYTSSGTILERLTSGEASFGYDVMANYPHSRSKTDPAVGIVYPEDYILVNPRVAFIWKDAAHPNAAKVFLDYVLSSRGQTLIAKSLFSIRPDVQGEFSANALIAKYGEKLRPLTLDASAVEYLDKKKRLEFLATWKKSIETK; encoded by the coding sequence ATGGCTCTGCTGAGCGCGCTGGGCGGATCGCCCGCCGGCGCGGCGGAGGTGCCGGCCGGCTACCCCGCGAATTATGCCGACACCATCAAGGCGGCGGAGGCAGAGGGCACCCTCGTCATCTATGCCGCGACCGACGAATCCGCGGTGGCGCCGCTGCTCAAGGACTTCATGGCGGCCTATCCCAAGATCCAGGTCAAATACAACGACATGGGAAGCTCGGAAGTCTATAACCGCTTCCTGTCGGAAGCGGCCGCCGGCACGCAGTCCGCGGACTTCCTGATGAGCCCGGCGATGGACCTGCAGATCAAGCTGGCGATCGACGGCTATGCCATGACCTACCGCTCGCCCGAAGCGGATAAGCTGCCGGCGTGGTCGATCTTCCGCGACCAGGCCTATGGCATAACTTACGAGCCGATCGTCTTTATCTACAACAAGCGCCTCCTGAAGGAAGAGCAGGTACCGAAGAGCCATGCGGCGATCGCCTCCATGGACCAGGCAACCATCGACCTGCTCAAGGGCAAGGTCATCACCCAGGATCCCGAGCGCATCGGCTCCGCGCTGCTTTTCGTGACCCGTGACCTGAAGTACGACAAGGACTTCTGGGCCCTGGCGCAGAGCCTCGGCAAGACCGACGTGAAGCTCTACACCAGTTCGGGCACCATATTGGAGCGCCTCACCTCGGGCGAGGCGAGCTTCGGCTATGACGTCATGGCCAACTACCCGCACAGCCGGTCCAAGACCGACCCGGCGGTCGGCATCGTCTATCCGGAAGACTACATCCTGGTGAATCCGCGCGTCGCCTTCATCTGGAAGGACGCCGCCCACCCGAACGCCGCCAAGGTCTTCCTCGACTACGTACTGTCGTCGCGCGGACAGACACTGATCGCGAAATCGCTGTTCAGTATCCGCCCCGACGTGCAGGGCGAGTTCAGCGCCAACGCACTCATCGCCAAGTATGGCGAGAAGCTGCGTCCGCTGACCCTCGATGCCAGCGCCGTCGAATATCTCGACAAGAAGAAGCGCCTCGAATTCCTCGCGACCTGGAAGAAGAGCATCGAGACCAAGTGA